In Sulfitobacter sp. W027, a single window of DNA contains:
- a CDS encoding ectoine synthase — MIVRDFSKLQGTDRHVGDAQWTSTRMLLADDKMGFSFHITVLEAGSEHTFHYKHHFESVYCMKGKGSITDLATGETHEITPGVMYALNLNDKHILRAEEELHMACCFNPPVTGKEVHREDGSYAPAEEVA; from the coding sequence ATGATTGTACGCGACTTTAGTAAACTTCAGGGCACCGACCGTCACGTGGGCGATGCTCAATGGACCTCCACCCGGATGCTTCTGGCCGACGACAAGATGGGATTTTCGTTCCACATCACCGTTCTTGAGGCCGGTTCGGAACATACGTTCCACTACAAGCACCACTTCGAGAGCGTCTACTGCATGAAGGGTAAGGGCTCGATCACTGATCTCGCCACCGGCGAGACCCATGAGATCACGCCCGGCGTGATGTATGCGCTGAACCTGAACGACAAACACATCCTGCGCGCAGAGGAAGAGCTTCACATGGCGTGCTGCTTCAATCCGCCCGTTACGGGCAAAGAAGTGCACCGTGAAGACGGCTCCTATGCGCCTGCCGAGGAGGTAGCGTAA
- a CDS encoding aspartate kinase, translating into MTQPSHTVEKIGGTSMSRVNQLKDTLFVGDPQGADIYGRVFVVSAFGGITNLLLEHKKSGEPGVYAHLANASNDHGWHEALTRASAEMQRVHREVLEHPGDIEQADAFVSERTHGARNCLIDLQRLCAYGHFRLSEHMLQIRELLSGLGEAHSAFVTTILLQRAGVNARFVDLSGWRDEGNVTLDERIAQAMEGIDPQTEMPIVTGYAQCAEGLMREFDRGYSEVTFSKLAALTGAREAIIHKEFHLSSCDPKLVGEHAVKKIGRTNYDVADQLSNMGMEAIHPKAAKTLRQADVPLRVTNAFEPEDPGTLIDDRKAETPAVEIVTGLDIVAFELFEQDMVGVKGYDTTILEVLTRHNVRIVSKVSNANTITHYLDASLKTMRRVEKDLAAIYPAAEITTRTLSMASVIGRDLNGLSVLQRGLVAIAEAGQTAIGASQGPRNVDVQFIVERESLQPVIKALHGAFIEEEAAAPLSRAA; encoded by the coding sequence ATGACCCAACCGTCCCACACTGTCGAAAAAATCGGCGGGACGTCCATGTCCCGCGTGAACCAGCTCAAGGATACGCTCTTTGTCGGTGACCCTCAGGGCGCGGACATCTACGGGCGCGTCTTCGTGGTCTCCGCCTTTGGCGGGATCACGAACCTTTTGCTTGAGCATAAAAAGTCGGGCGAGCCGGGCGTCTATGCCCATCTGGCCAACGCCAGCAACGATCACGGCTGGCACGAAGCACTGACCCGTGCGTCCGCCGAGATGCAGCGTGTGCACCGCGAAGTGCTGGAGCATCCCGGCGACATCGAACAGGCCGACGCCTTTGTGTCCGAGCGCACCCATGGTGCCCGCAACTGCCTGATCGACCTGCAACGCCTTTGCGCCTATGGCCACTTCCGCCTGTCCGAGCACATGCTGCAAATCCGCGAGTTGCTCTCAGGTCTGGGCGAGGCACATTCCGCCTTTGTCACCACGATCCTGCTGCAACGCGCTGGCGTGAACGCCCGTTTCGTTGACCTGTCGGGTTGGCGCGATGAGGGGAACGTGACGCTGGACGAGCGGATCGCGCAGGCGATGGAGGGCATCGACCCGCAAACGGAAATGCCCATCGTCACCGGCTATGCGCAATGCGCCGAAGGGCTGATGCGCGAGTTTGACCGTGGCTATTCCGAAGTGACATTCTCCAAACTGGCGGCCCTCACCGGTGCGCGCGAGGCGATCATTCACAAGGAATTCCACCTGTCGTCCTGCGACCCGAAACTGGTCGGCGAACATGCCGTCAAGAAGATCGGACGCACGAACTATGACGTGGCGGACCAACTGTCGAACATGGGGATGGAGGCGATCCACCCCAAGGCCGCCAAGACCCTGCGTCAGGCTGATGTGCCGCTGCGCGTGACCAATGCCTTTGAGCCGGAAGACCCCGGCACGCTGATCGACGACCGCAAGGCAGAGACGCCCGCGGTGGAGATCGTCACTGGTCTGGACATCGTGGCGTTCGAATTGTTCGAGCAGGATATGGTCGGTGTGAAGGGCTATGATACGACGATTCTTGAGGTGCTCACGCGCCACAATGTGCGGATCGTTTCAAAGGTCTCGAACGCCAATACGATCACTCATTACCTTGATGCGTCGCTCAAGACGATGCGCCGGGTGGAGAAGGATCTGGCCGCGATCTACCCCGCCGCCGAGATCACCACCCGCACCCTGTCGATGGCTTCGGTCATCGGCCGCGACCTGAATGGGTTGTCAGTGCTGCAACGTGGCTTGGTGGCCATTGCCGAGGCCGGGCAAACGGCGATCGGCGCGAGCCAAGGACCGCGCAATGTTGACGTGCAGTTCATCGTCGAGCGCGAGTCGCTGCAGCCGGTGATTAAAGCACTGCATGGCGCGTTTATCGAAGAAGAGGCTGCGGCGCCGTTGTCGCGGGCGGCCTAA
- a CDS encoding invasion associated locus B family protein, with amino-acid sequence MMKTCGLALGALALVASGAVAQEQSTNRVAAKTDWSVFVEDNPTECWGVSTPKEVVNTRDGRVVAVNRGQTLLMVFYRPSAEAKGQVAFTGGYPFASGSTVTMDISGDSYELFTEGEWAWPATTSDDAKIIAAMKRGADATLVGRSSRGTQTSDKFSLLGFTAAVEDAAKRCGG; translated from the coding sequence ATGATGAAGACATGTGGTCTTGCACTTGGGGCGCTCGCCCTTGTGGCAAGTGGCGCAGTGGCGCAGGAGCAGAGCACCAATCGGGTGGCTGCCAAGACCGACTGGAGCGTCTTTGTAGAAGATAACCCGACGGAGTGCTGGGGCGTCTCGACCCCCAAAGAAGTCGTAAACACCCGCGACGGGCGGGTGGTTGCAGTGAACCGGGGTCAGACATTGCTGATGGTGTTCTACCGTCCCTCGGCTGAGGCCAAGGGCCAGGTTGCTTTCACCGGCGGCTATCCTTTCGCATCCGGTTCGACCGTGACGATGGATATATCGGGCGATAGCTATGAGCTGTTCACCGAAGGAGAGTGGGCATGGCCTGCGACCACGTCGGATGACGCCAAGATCATCGCCGCTATGAAACGCGGCGCGGACGCCACTTTGGTCGGCCGCTCATCGCGCGGCACACAGACCAGCGATAAGTTCTCGCTGCTGGGGTTCACTGCGGCGGTTGAGGATGCAGCCAAGCGTTGCGGCGGCTGA
- a CDS encoding asparaginase: MTKAAPFAEIWRGPFLESVHSGHAVICDDSGQIVEAWGDPEKVILPRSSSKMIQALPLINSGAADKAGLSTEQLALACASHQGAAIHTDRVGVWLDTLGLNDGDFRCGAQEPNDRDAMEALIRAHEKPCQIHNNCSGKHAGFLTLNKHLGTGPDYEKPDHAVQKACLEAFEAVTQETSPGYGIDGCSAPNPACTLHGMARAMAHFAAAPEGSAEARLHEAMRLHPELVAGKGRACTELMRAMDGKVALKTGAEGFFIAIWPERKLGIALKAACGTTRAAECAITALLVKLGALDANHPAALKRMNAPITNWRGLQTGMLKPAAELT; this comes from the coding sequence ATGACCAAAGCAGCCCCATTTGCGGAAATCTGGCGCGGACCCTTTCTGGAAAGCGTGCATTCCGGGCATGCCGTGATCTGCGACGACAGCGGCCAGATCGTCGAGGCTTGGGGCGATCCTGAGAAAGTGATCCTGCCGCGTTCTTCGTCGAAGATGATCCAAGCGCTACCGCTGATCAATTCCGGCGCTGCCGACAAGGCGGGGCTAAGCACCGAACAACTCGCCCTCGCCTGCGCCTCGCACCAAGGGGCGGCGATCCACACCGACCGTGTTGGCGTCTGGCTCGACACGCTGGGGCTGAATGATGGTGATTTCCGCTGCGGCGCACAGGAACCCAATGACCGTGACGCCATGGAAGCGCTGATCCGTGCCCATGAAAAGCCCTGCCAAATCCACAACAACTGCTCCGGCAAACACGCGGGTTTTCTTACCTTGAACAAGCATCTCGGCACCGGACCGGATTATGAAAAGCCCGACCACGCGGTGCAAAAAGCCTGCCTTGAGGCGTTTGAAGCGGTCACGCAGGAAACCTCCCCCGGCTATGGCATCGACGGCTGCTCGGCCCCCAATCCCGCCTGTACCCTGCACGGCATGGCCCGCGCGATGGCGCATTTCGCCGCCGCCCCCGAAGGTTCTGCCGAAGCACGCCTGCACGAAGCAATGCGTCTGCACCCCGAACTTGTGGCGGGCAAAGGCCGCGCCTGCACGGAACTGATGCGGGCGATGGACGGCAAGGTCGCCCTGAAGACCGGGGCTGAGGGTTTCTTCATTGCCATCTGGCCCGAGCGCAAACTGGGCATCGCGCTCAAAGCCGCCTGCGGCACCACCCGCGCCGCCGAATGTGCGATCACCGCGCTTCTGGTCAAACTAGGTGCGCTGGATGCAAACCACCCTGCCGCGCTCAAGCGGATGAACGCGCCGATTACGAACTGGCGCGGGCTTCAGACCGGCATGTTGAAACCGGCGGCCGAACTGACTTAA
- a CDS encoding YciI family protein: MPDFIFAYHGGKTPDSQEEDEKAMAAWGAWYEEMGPQIVNPGNPVGMSKTVSGDGVADNGGANPLSGFTVVRADDIDAACKMAQGCPMVADGTGSVEVAPIIEM; the protein is encoded by the coding sequence ATGCCGGACTTTATCTTTGCCTATCACGGGGGGAAGACCCCAGACTCTCAGGAAGAGGACGAAAAGGCCATGGCCGCTTGGGGCGCGTGGTATGAGGAAATGGGGCCACAGATCGTGAATCCCGGCAATCCGGTGGGGATGTCCAAGACCGTAAGCGGGGATGGGGTCGCCGATAACGGCGGGGCCAATCCGCTGTCAGGTTTCACGGTCGTGCGCGCGGATGACATCGATGCCGCCTGCAAAATGGCGCAGGGCTGTCCGATGGTTGCGGATGGGACCGGATCGGTCGAGGTCGCGCCCATCATCGAAATGTAG
- the serB gene encoding phosphoserine phosphatase SerB, with protein MFTAILLTSPSTPSLDPALVESLRNAWGGGGALWLAPDEAAEFSLTQMPENRWDVWESCQSMGVDLVIVPTEGRRKNMLLADMDSTMIQQECIDELADEAGVGAHVKEITARAMNGELDFDGALRERVGLLKGLEAAVIDKVLAERITLMPGGGALVGTMKTNGGYAALVSGGFTAFTAKVAEMLGFDENRANTLLVDQAALTGEVGLPILGREAKVAALEEITAKLGITEDQVIAVGDGANDLGMLGRAGMGVALHAKPSVAAECDIRINFGDLTALLFVQGYARSEFAG; from the coding sequence ATGTTCACGGCAATCTTGTTGACCTCCCCCTCCACCCCCTCCCTCGACCCGGCGTTGGTCGAGAGCCTGCGCAACGCATGGGGCGGGGGTGGCGCGCTTTGGCTGGCCCCGGATGAGGCGGCGGAGTTCTCGCTGACCCAGATGCCGGAGAACCGCTGGGACGTCTGGGAAAGCTGCCAGTCGATGGGAGTCGATCTGGTGATCGTGCCAACCGAGGGCCGCCGCAAGAATATGCTGCTGGCCGATATGGACAGCACGATGATCCAGCAGGAATGTATCGACGAATTGGCCGACGAAGCGGGCGTTGGCGCGCATGTGAAAGAGATCACCGCCCGCGCCATGAACGGCGAGTTGGATTTCGACGGCGCGCTGCGCGAACGTGTCGGCCTGCTGAAAGGGCTGGAAGCCGCTGTCATCGACAAGGTCTTGGCCGAGCGCATCACCCTGATGCCCGGAGGCGGGGCGCTGGTGGGCACGATGAAGACCAACGGTGGCTATGCTGCACTGGTCTCGGGCGGGTTTACGGCTTTCACGGCCAAGGTTGCCGAGATGCTGGGTTTTGACGAAAACCGTGCCAATACGCTGCTGGTCGATCAGGCCGCGCTGACCGGCGAGGTGGGGCTGCCGATTTTGGGGCGTGAGGCGAAGGTCGCCGCTCTGGAAGAGATCACCGCGAAGCTGGGGATCACCGAGGATCAGGTCATTGCCGTGGGCGACGGGGCGAATGATCTGGGCATGTTGGGCCGCGCTGGCATGGGGGTGGCGCTGCATGCAAAGCCTTCTGTCGCGGCGGAATGTGACATCCGCATCAACTTCGGTGATCTGACTGCGCTGCTCTTTGTGCAGGGCTATGCGCGCAGCGAATTCGCAGGCTAA
- a CDS encoding phosphoserine transaminase → MAIEQPALRPDAKPVAVPANPRFSSGPCAKIPTFDLTKLGDAPLGRSHRAAPGKAKLLKAIETTREVLGVPADYRIGIVPASDTGAFEMAMWSLLGERPAEMVAWESFGAGWVTDVVKQLKIDAQVHTAEYGEIVDMAALNYDNDVCFTWNGTTSGVRMANGDAIPADRAGLTLCDATSAAFAMDLPWDKLDVTTFSWQKVLGGEAAHGMLILSPRAVERLESYTPAWPLPKIFRLTKGGKLIEGIFKGETINTPSMLCVEDYLQALDWAKSVGGLKGLIARADANTKAIADFVDAHGWIDFLATDPATRSNTSVCLKFTDNRIQDGAAFAKAVAKRLEAEGAALDVGAYRDAPPGLRIWCGGTVETADIEAMLPWLAWAFETEINA, encoded by the coding sequence ATGGCTATTGAACAACCGGCACTGCGCCCGGACGCGAAACCTGTTGCCGTACCGGCAAACCCCCGTTTCTCCTCCGGCCCCTGCGCCAAAATCCCCACATTCGATCTGACCAAGCTTGGCGACGCACCGCTGGGCCGCAGCCACCGTGCCGCGCCCGGTAAGGCGAAACTGCTCAAGGCGATCGAGACCACCCGCGAGGTGCTGGGCGTCCCTGCGGACTACCGCATCGGCATCGTGCCCGCCTCTGACACCGGCGCATTTGAGATGGCCATGTGGTCGCTCTTGGGCGAACGCCCGGCTGAGATGGTCGCTTGGGAATCCTTCGGCGCAGGCTGGGTCACCGATGTGGTCAAACAGCTGAAAATCGACGCGCAGGTCCACACCGCCGAGTATGGCGAGATCGTCGACATGGCGGCGCTGAACTATGACAACGACGTTTGCTTTACATGGAACGGCACCACCTCTGGCGTGCGGATGGCGAACGGCGATGCGATCCCCGCTGACCGCGCCGGCCTGACGCTTTGCGACGCCACCTCGGCGGCCTTTGCGATGGACCTGCCTTGGGACAAGCTGGATGTGACGACCTTCTCTTGGCAGAAGGTGCTGGGCGGCGAAGCGGCGCATGGCATGCTGATCCTCAGCCCCCGCGCAGTTGAGCGGTTGGAAAGCTACACCCCCGCATGGCCCCTGCCGAAAATCTTCCGTCTGACCAAAGGCGGCAAGCTGATCGAAGGCATCTTCAAGGGCGAAACTATAAACACGCCTTCGATGCTCTGCGTCGAAGACTACCTGCAGGCGCTGGACTGGGCGAAATCCGTGGGCGGCCTCAAAGGGCTGATCGCGCGGGCCGATGCCAACACCAAGGCGATTGCCGATTTCGTTGACGCGCATGGCTGGATTGATTTCCTCGCCACCGATCCCGCGACAAGGTCCAACACCTCGGTCTGCCTCAAGTTCACTGATAACCGCATTCAAGACGGCGCAGCCTTCGCCAAGGCCGTGGCCAAGCGGCTGGAAGCTGAAGGCGCGGCCCTCGACGTCGGCGCTTACCGCGATGCCCCTCCGGGCCTGCGCATCTGGTGCGGCGGCACGGTTGAAACGGCTGATATCGAAGCGATGCTGCCGTGGCTCGCATGGGCTTTCGAGACTGAAATCAACGCCTGA
- the serA gene encoding phosphoglycerate dehydrogenase — translation MAPKVLISDSLSEAAVQIFRDRGIDVDFQPQLGKDKDKLAEIIGNYDGLAIRSATKVTEKILAAAPNLKVIGRAGIGTDNIDKDAASKQGVIVMNTPFGNMITTAEHAIAMMFAVARQIPEASASTHAGKWEKSKFMGVELTGKTLGVIGAGNIGGIVCDRARGLKMKVVAYDPFLGEEKAEEMGVEKVELDDLLKRADFITLHVPFTDQTANILGRENLAKTKPGVRIINCARGGLVDEEALAELLKSGHVAGAAFDVFAEEPATENPLFGLPNVVCTPHLGAATTEAQENVALQVAEQMSDYLLTGAVTNALNMPSVTAEEAKVMGPWVKLAGHLGAFIGQMTDEPIKAINILYDGSVAKMNLKALNCGVVAGIMKRANPDVNMVSAPVVAREKGIQISTTNQDKSGVFDGYVKVTVVTEKRERSIAGTVFSDGKPRFIQIKGITIDAEIGEHMLYTTNEDVPGIIGTLGQTMGENGVNIANFTLGRSAAKGEAIALLYVDDQVPEPVIGKLRDTGMFRQIKPLQFDVA, via the coding sequence ATGGCTCCCAAAGTACTCATCTCCGACAGCCTGTCGGAAGCCGCCGTTCAAATCTTCCGTGACCGTGGCATCGATGTCGATTTCCAGCCCCAACTGGGCAAGGACAAAGACAAACTGGCCGAGATCATCGGCAACTATGACGGTCTCGCGATCCGCTCCGCCACCAAAGTGACCGAGAAAATCCTCGCCGCTGCGCCGAACCTCAAGGTCATTGGCCGCGCGGGCATCGGCACCGACAACATCGACAAGGATGCCGCCTCGAAACAGGGTGTGATCGTGATGAACACGCCCTTCGGCAACATGATTACCACTGCCGAACATGCCATCGCGATGATGTTCGCCGTGGCGCGCCAGATCCCCGAAGCGTCGGCCTCGACCCACGCGGGCAAATGGGAAAAGTCCAAGTTCATGGGCGTTGAGCTGACTGGCAAGACCTTGGGTGTGATCGGCGCGGGCAACATCGGTGGCATCGTTTGCGACCGGGCGCGTGGGCTGAAGATGAAGGTCGTGGCCTATGACCCCTTCTTGGGCGAAGAAAAAGCCGAGGAGATGGGCGTTGAGAAGGTCGAGCTTGATGATCTGCTTAAGCGTGCCGATTTCATCACGCTGCACGTGCCATTCACCGACCAGACAGCGAACATTTTGGGGCGCGAAAACCTTGCCAAAACCAAGCCCGGCGTGCGCATCATCAACTGTGCCCGCGGCGGTCTGGTAGACGAGGAAGCGCTGGCCGAGCTGCTGAAATCGGGCCATGTCGCCGGTGCGGCCTTCGACGTCTTCGCCGAGGAACCAGCCACGGAGAACCCTCTCTTCGGCCTGCCAAACGTGGTCTGTACACCCCACCTTGGTGCCGCGACCACCGAAGCGCAGGAAAACGTGGCCCTGCAAGTCGCCGAGCAGATGTCGGATTACCTGCTGACCGGGGCCGTGACCAACGCGCTGAACATGCCTTCGGTCACCGCTGAAGAAGCCAAGGTCATGGGCCCATGGGTCAAGCTGGCGGGCCATCTCGGGGCCTTCATCGGCCAGATGACGGACGAGCCGATCAAGGCGATTAACATCCTCTACGACGGCTCGGTCGCCAAAATGAACCTCAAGGCGCTGAACTGCGGCGTCGTGGCAGGCATCATGAAGCGTGCCAACCCGGATGTGAACATGGTTTCCGCCCCTGTGGTCGCCCGCGAAAAGGGCATCCAGATCAGCACCACGAACCAAGACAAATCCGGCGTGTTCGACGGCTATGTCAAAGTGACGGTTGTGACGGAGAAACGCGAGCGCTCCATCGCCGGCACCGTCTTCTCGGACGGCAAGCCGCGCTTTATTCAGATCAAAGGCATCACCATCGACGCCGAGATCGGTGAACACATGCTCTACACCACCAATGAAGACGTGCCGGGCATCATCGGCACGCTGGGTCAGACCATGGGCGAGAACGGCGTTAACATCGCCAACTTCACCTTGGGTCGGAGCGCCGCAAAGGGCGAGGCGATTGCCCTGCTCTATGTCGACGATCAGGTGCCCGAGCCCGTGATCGGCAAACTGCGTGACACTGGCATGTTCCGGCAGATCAAGCCGCTGCAGTTCGACGTGGCTTGA
- a CDS encoding cupin domain-containing protein yields the protein MTRDAKELEPVEWLGTRYEIILSKEASGGAMSIVRSEAPPDSGPPLHVHHDADETFVMLSGEAEFVLDGQRKSLQAGETIFVPRGQHHTFRVVGDAPSRHLVILTPGGFEGFFVEMGRDQLAIPEDMEEITKRAAQYHLSFTGPPLAAM from the coding sequence ATGACACGCGATGCAAAGGAGTTGGAGCCGGTCGAATGGCTTGGCACGCGGTATGAAATAATCCTGTCCAAAGAGGCGAGTGGCGGGGCCATGTCGATCGTCCGTTCCGAAGCGCCGCCCGATAGCGGACCGCCCCTGCACGTGCATCACGATGCGGATGAGACATTCGTGATGCTCAGCGGCGAGGCGGAGTTTGTGCTGGACGGTCAGCGTAAGTCCCTGCAGGCAGGCGAGACGATCTTCGTTCCCCGGGGACAGCATCATACCTTCCGCGTGGTAGGGGATGCCCCTTCACGCCATCTGGTGATCCTGACGCCGGGCGGATTTGAGGGGTTCTTTGTCGAGATGGGCCGCGACCAATTGGCGATCCCGGAGGATATGGAAGAAATTACCAAACGCGCGGCGCAATATCATCTAAGCTTTACCGGCCCGCCCTTGGCGGCGATGTGA
- a CDS encoding LysR family transcriptional regulator, whose product MNLSGFDLNLLRVLDALLRENSTVAAGRRIGLSQPAVSAALGRLRVALADPLFVRVGQRLEPTQFAQSLSDPLRRALDEVEVLLSGPPQFDPASAVDRFVLSGSDFFAEMLMPPLGDHLAKLAPGILLQLVDLMPDNYIGPLKSHEVDLALIPQLDCPGWVDWQPLFNSSFAVIARRAHPQLDAAGLAPGAAIPLDLLCTLGHILFSPEGQTAAMGDAALARVKRKRRVVMTLPVFYGVFSAVAGSDHVALVPQQMAHRMAGKLNIDVYATPFPMPTPLIGMYWHKRATNAPAHRWLREQIATLMLPLNKGEAALPR is encoded by the coding sequence ATGAATTTATCCGGCTTCGACCTCAATCTGTTGCGGGTGCTGGACGCGCTGTTGCGTGAGAATTCGACCGTCGCAGCGGGTCGGCGCATCGGACTGTCTCAACCAGCAGTCTCTGCCGCGCTCGGGCGCCTTCGGGTGGCGCTGGCCGATCCGCTCTTTGTGCGGGTGGGGCAAAGGCTGGAGCCTACGCAATTCGCGCAAAGCCTGTCCGACCCCCTACGCCGCGCCTTAGATGAGGTGGAGGTCCTGCTTTCCGGCCCGCCCCAATTTGATCCAGCCTCTGCCGTTGACAGATTTGTGTTGTCGGGAAGCGATTTCTTTGCCGAGATGTTGATGCCACCACTTGGTGACCACCTTGCAAAGCTCGCGCCCGGTATCCTTCTGCAACTGGTCGATCTGATGCCCGACAACTACATCGGTCCACTTAAGAGCCATGAGGTTGACCTTGCCCTGATCCCGCAGCTGGACTGCCCCGGCTGGGTCGACTGGCAGCCGCTGTTTAACTCTAGCTTTGCCGTCATCGCACGTCGCGCCCATCCGCAGTTAGATGCGGCCGGGCTTGCCCCCGGTGCCGCCATTCCGCTCGATCTGCTGTGCACCCTTGGACATATCCTTTTCTCACCCGAAGGGCAGACTGCGGCCATGGGGGATGCCGCGCTGGCGCGGGTTAAGCGGAAACGTCGGGTCGTGATGACGCTGCCGGTTTTCTACGGTGTGTTCAGCGCGGTTGCGGGCAGTGATCATGTTGCCTTGGTGCCGCAGCAGATGGCGCATCGCATGGCGGGCAAGCTGAACATTGACGTCTATGCCACGCCCTTCCCCATGCCGACGCCCCTGATCGGCATGTATTGGCACAAGCGCGCCACCAACGCCCCCGCGCACCGCTGGCTACGTGAGCAGATTGCCACGCTGATGCTGCCGCTGAACAAAGGCGAGGCCGCGCTACCCCGCTGA
- a CDS encoding metallophosphoesterase family protein, whose amino-acid sequence MPSPIYAIGDIHGYAAELERVLTLIEEDGGPDARIVFLGDYTDRGPDSKAVIERLATGKAEGRNWTFLMGNHDRMFSWFMEDFPRHDPLLLVELNWLNPRLGGDTTLGSYGVSVSGRDRLSDVHAKAREAVPQGHVDFLRTLALSHQTPDLFFAHAGIRPEVPLDEQRENDLLWIRKEFHNFTAPHPKLIVHGHTPVDSATHYGNRVNLDTGAGYGKPLCAAVFEGDDVWVLTQQGRNSLRP is encoded by the coding sequence ATGCCCAGCCCCATCTATGCCATCGGAGACATCCACGGCTACGCCGCCGAGCTTGAGCGCGTGCTAACCTTGATCGAAGAAGATGGCGGGCCAGACGCGCGCATCGTTTTTCTAGGCGATTACACTGATCGCGGTCCTGATAGCAAAGCGGTTATTGAGCGATTGGCTACCGGCAAGGCTGAGGGCCGCAACTGGACCTTCCTCATGGGCAATCATGACCGCATGTTCAGCTGGTTCATGGAGGATTTCCCGCGCCACGATCCGCTCTTGCTTGTTGAACTCAATTGGCTGAACCCGCGTTTGGGCGGGGACACGACGCTCGGCTCCTACGGTGTCTCGGTCAGCGGGCGTGACCGGCTGTCTGATGTCCATGCCAAGGCGCGCGAAGCGGTGCCGCAGGGACATGTGGATTTTCTAAGAACCCTCGCGCTGAGCCATCAAACGCCCGATCTTTTCTTTGCCCATGCAGGCATCCGCCCCGAAGTACCGCTGGACGAACAGCGCGAGAATGACCTGCTGTGGATCCGCAAAGAGTTTCACAATTTCACCGCCCCACATCCCAAGCTGATCGTGCACGGCCATACCCCGGTAGACAGCGCCACGCATTACGGCAACCGGGTGAACCTCGACACCGGGGCAGGCTATGGCAAACCGCTTTGCGCGGCGGTGTTTGAGGGTGACGATGTTTGGGTGCTGACACAACAGGGGCGCAATAGCCTGCGCCCCTGA